The genomic window tctggaccgaaatatcattataaaaatccaCTTAAGACCAAACTGGAAAAAATCGGTCCGAAATATAGCCTCAACCCTATATTCCAGCATCTACTGCAAATCCAactttcaacttgtacaatattcACGTACAAATTGTATGTATCTTCtgcaaaattgcaacttgtacaccgCAGTTGCAAAAAGcaacaattatatattagttattgatATATTCTTCCTAGAATGAGAGATAACATCAAAtcatgtttttgtaaaatatacaatatatttaatgtcgTCGATTCTAGTCCAATATAACGTACATACTttgattttgtacaattagTACAAAATCAATTACAGATAAATAATCCattcattaataaaagaaaaataacaatacaattaattaatttaattagtggGGCATGTACTCCTATGATACATATGTGATTAGTTCATATTTGAAaggttgttttctttttagaacaattgataaaaaagggaaaacaatttgattatttctaatcaaagtaaaaaatgttaGATATAAAATAGATCAGATACTAATAATTGATTGACTCCTTAGTAGAGACTTCAAAAGTATTCTTGGCAGTCTTATATTTCAAAGTAATCCATCATGACTTAATTGACTCATATTATAAGACATAAATAGGAGGGATAGGCATTTTGTAGAGCAAGAGGACAAGGCGGAAGCGAGACTTATATTAcacctaaaaattaattaaaacacttCTTAACATCAGctgtcttttatattattttggtgGGAGAAAAAGTGTATTACTGCTTTAGtaaggagaaccttctacatttaaaatagcattagtaaaGGGAAATTATTgcccaaattatatttaaaggtgcacgttattgttttattatgccttttttttttaaattacaacaaaattagGGAGGATTTCAtcattaagaaataaatgttcacaccacgacgatctattaaagaatgaaacaaaacaaaaaaaaacccgatatcgtttttccttttctaatataacaacttttttctcttcctaACGCATGGATCGAAAACGTATCATCCATCcaatgatcaaaatatttaacccttttacatttttctacatttaaagcTAACAAAATCATCCTTGACGGTTGTATCCCCATAAAGCCAATATGTCTTAGTAACTCTTTACATGTAGTGTCAGTTTTGGGTAGAAGCATTGTAGGCACTTTCCTAGCAGGCTCGCACAATATGGGAACCACACATAGGCGGAGTTTGAGGAAGGGTTGGACCTCTCTGATCCTCAAGATTTATTGTATGAACTTTCACTTAAACAGTTGATTTCGATGGTCAAGAGTTCAAATAATGTTAATCCTTGGCTTTATCAGTATTTTTTGTCACCAAAAAGCTATGCTTCATTAACacacaaaatacaaatttagtcaagaatgtcaaattttaaacttcaaaattttctctcaatcaaatatataaaaagtcatctctataatgataaaaattatgaatttgaattttttctttccctTAAGTTAAAACTGGCCCTAATTACAAGCTGCAATGATTATTGGAGGCTGAATAAGCTAAAAGTTAGCTATTATATCTAAGAAGTCAACATTATTTCCGAAACATTCCTTCATTATTTCGCATTCAGTATCCGAGTCTCATTCATTTCATTTGTCATTAATTAACCCAAATACCAAAGATCAGGAGACAAATGTCAACAGATTGTTTCTTTGTGGTTTTTTCCTCCATAATAATAGATCTGCGGTgggtaattttaattttatatgaatatatgtgtTCAAACCCTCTGTGAACCCATTTcccaattattcataattaacgAAAATACAcctatagatatatatatatccctatACGAAATCCCATGGCGTTcattataatctatatataatatatatcgataatgaataaaatttcattgaGAATTTGTCAAATTATCATCAACTTTTAaccaagataataaaaaataataatttattattttatattcttatctaGGTGGATTAGTTGGTTACCATTCATATTCTTTTTATGATCCCCTCCGACGTCGACGGGGTCCTCATTTAAAAGGAGTAATTAAATGACTCtggttgtgttttttatttttgaggaaaagaTATGTATTTGGGTGGTCTGATGCTCAAAAACagaggaagaaaaaagagtCTCTCTAACTGGATTAAAAAGGTAATTgattttgtcttcaaaaagagaagagggaaaaaaatattttacaatctcGTCAAAAGATATAAATCGaaaattgttttcattattattcctATCATCAATACTCTACAAAACGCTCCGTGGCCAAGTTCTGATGATTCTATGTGTAACAATGTACTCTACTACTAAGAACATCAtatgatattatgtatttaagtatagtaaaaataaaataatgaactgAGTCGTTCCTTCTTCGCCTTCTTCCCTCTTCATTTTACAAACCATTTAATCCATTTAAGAATGTGTGTTTCTTAGATAAGAAGAAACAACATCACGCAGACAGTGTGTACACAATGTGGGGAATACGCTCATTTCTTACAAACCATTTATTTGGATACAGACACACACTCAAAGTAGGCTATAAACAGTAATTACTTTTCTTGTAGGTCCTCGGATGATGATGATGCCTTCATTATACTGCGTATATGATTACCTTTATTGCAAAATGGGcgttttaattaacttaaaatagCTGGTAGCTCTTATGTATAGCATATCAAATGAACATATACGTTAAGGCTCATCatgaatttcaaatttagatACACCATGGGTCTCAAATGttgcttttattaaaataaagatttcaaaagagTAAATTTGCCCGGGGTTCTGCTCCTTAATACACTGGGTTTGGACGGAAGGTGTCCATATGAAATAACACGTTTTACCACTGCAACAAAGTGGAACGGAGGTTCAGTTTTTaattctgtttgtttgttaatcaACGAGATTACACCAAACGTTACacatcaattttgatttaactgGCTACGAAGAAGATATATGACCACAGTAAGagcccattaaattttgagaggtcaaggtaagtACAAAATCCacaattgaccataactttcgAAGAAATTTAGATATATAACTCCATTTGTTTTTAGGGGAAGGTCTTGCGATCTACCAAGTGCTCAATCTAGTTTATTATGTTGATATAAAGGggattttttactaaaatttagtATAGATCTGTTAATAATGTTAAActtcagttaaaaaaatcaatagtaatCTAGAAGTAATCGTCTTTTATATATCTTCTAGAGGGGGATACGCGTTGCTAGCCctcaatatttgttaatttaattcattattatgaggCATCAATTTATTAACAAAGACTAGAGAgtggagacccaaaacttgcagtagtatacttaattaggaaaaataatattttttttaatcatttaaggacaactcaaaaccaatttgtgatatgtttaaatcctatattttacattcaatATGCCCTCCTTCACATGCAATAACAGTTTCGATACGCAGTCGAACAGACTGGTAGCTCTTTACGTTGAAGCCCATGGTGTACCACACTGTCATTATGGCCGCTTGGAGGGGATTCtaatttgaatgagaggtgcGGCAGGTATTATGCTCTAAGACATTCCAAACTGCAAAGCCAATGGGTTAAGGTCAGAGATGGAGGAGGGACACATGGAGGCAGGACAGAAGCTTATTGCTGTTGAAGCTTTGGTTCTTTTTGCCTGTCTGGCTGTAATATACTTCCTGATATTATAGGCTGTCTGGTAGAGATGCCAAGCGTgtctttttttgtagttggtcCGGCATTTCTAAACATAGAGAGATGGGatgaaaacaaaacttatttatttttctttcagctgtCGTTCGATTGGTTAATAGAACcttgtcattaaaaataacggggataaaatattaattaagcaatAATGCAAGTTTTGAGTACTCTGATTTAGTTAATCCCGTACAAAACTACTATTATTCGACCTATTTTGTTATAAGGCAACTTTTGAGACTCTCTGACATCCcccatttttccaaatttgttaATTTCAGGTTCATGAAACATCTTAATATCCATATATAACATAggtattaaatgtatttagacAACAGCTGCTTTGAGTAGAgtgaaaatcaatatattataggaTCATCCTCTATCTTTAATTGATACACTAATTATTCAATAAGTCCCTGTTATTGTTACTTGTAGTCCAATGAAGATCAAACCTACTGCACAAtgccttaatatatttttattccgtAGAAGAAACTGactatgtataataatatatacgaaAAGATCATCAGAGAAGTTATTTCTCTCtatctctctcttttcttgaCTGCTTCTTCAAAGTACATATAGACAAGTGACTCCTAACCTTTTCTCATCACTGAATCCCTatagcatttatatatataggtgcTATATAGTATAAAATGTGTTCAAACAAATGTTGAATTAtactatttattgtaattttttccttggAGCCAGGCTGCGTATTATGAGGCACTTGTATATAGGGTCTAAAGCAATATATAGGTGTCCCgttcatttgaaataaaatttgaatttctgattttgattttttttttaaacataaaattcaaatttctgaccAAGAAGGTagagaaattcaaatttatcttccagaaaaaggtaatttaaaaTAGAACTCAAATTTCTAATCTAACGAAaaggtaatttgaaaaaaaaaaattgaatttttgatattaagtaAGGTCATTTGAAATTCGAATttctgctataaaaaaaaggttatttgaaataaaattttaaacattctaaaataaagtcatttgaaataaaattcgtaatattctaaaataaagtagaaataaaattcGAATTTGTGatctaaaaaaggtcattaaacttcatttttttttgttttaaaatttttttatttttaatttaattagaaattttatcttgaaaaaaatatgatgggtatttcattataatttctaaaaaaaaaccgaggatttcttaaaatagaaaagattcaaaatttattttctaaaagacaaattcgaaaataaatagaaagaaaaggACGCAATTGAATCTATCTTTCCCCTAGGCCCTGTTTGAGGGACAAGGGCTCTGAGGATCTCTGTTCGGAAGGGCTGgactatatttatatgtaagtaatattaaatacaatattatgttgtttgtacaatgtacatataatttcaaCTATCTAACATCTATTTGAATAAATCATCAACATAATTCTCTCTCCACTGCCAAGAAGTGTGGCAGATCTATCTTCTTCCTTTCCCAGTTATGAAGAATGAGTTATGATGGAGCAGATGCTCTTCTCCAATAGCAATAgcacatattatatgtataggtGTCGCCATTCTTTCTAAGTGATAAGACCACACATGCGGTCCTATAATGTATGTTACTTGTtagttattataacttattattactaataataataacacaagaTAAATGTGTTTTGATATCCTATGACTAGAGTTGTTAAAAACATGACATTAGGCTGTAATGTgagcagtttttttaaatttatttcctcaagctgatatcattattctttaagagacaacatctaagtataaagttatcAATAGTAAGTAACACTGGGGATTTGTGGTAATatgtaagtccatgttggactcgGAAATTGAGGATCGGGGTCCAAAAATTCCCACCTATTCCGTTACTAGGATTTGTCTTTGACAAAAtgtttgtgggttttttttttttttttttttcagaaaagcaaatttgagaagaaaatatttttttttaaatttgccagataattttgtttgaaagaaaataaatttatgaaaaatttgaatacagaaaATTCATAGATACAAAATTGtgacatcaaaaaaaaattgtcaatttttttttttttcgacaaatttaaCACCAAACTTTTACTatggaggagggggggggggcaacaaCCCCAACCTTTGTAGTAACGGGAGTGGGGAAAGAGTGGGATTTATATAGAATTAGAATTACCATCATAgatggaaataattaattatatttagaaaaaataataaaaccgaAAATGACTTGATAtcccagacaatttgaaaaatgcttgAGAAGAGAGCAGTttggctgtcatgacgttatatCAGATTAGCTCCAAATCTAGCAGGGATATCGATGTTCCCATGGCGATCATCTAAACTACTCAGAGTCCAAAAAGAtccttacacttataattccttTGCGTTACTCTCCATCATTCACGAGCAAATACAATCAGGGttcactttatattttatataatatatatttatagtgtatgttttctcctcaaaagctttagaaaaaaaataaagtaaggtAGGaatcaagtttaatagaaatacaaggttatacaaaAACGCTTTTCCGACGGATCTTTGACTTCCACCAGGCTTTtgaatagtgacgtcaaagagtataactgtaaGCCAATAGTAGCTAtatatatcgccttccttgactattactgttagagtaccgcTGTTATGTTCAATGACGTTCAGATATGTCTGacttgtccagcagtcggtacggtacatcaaattgaaaattattttcatatatgatatctttttgattataagtttatttttatttagcataCCGGCAGGTCATATATCTACAACTCCACCCATGTCTGCATTTTGcactgaataaaatatttatttataaatataagacacAGGGTTGTggtacaatattaataataataacagaaaatatgataatatatgtatttaaacaaataatggtaataaaaacaattgataaaacGTCATAATGATTCAACCCTGCTcgttatatgtaatattttatattatttttgagtatttggtTTGTATTTAGCGGGAGAACttttttagtatgtatgtacaaatgtaAGTATGAAGGTATATTGTATACATGTTGTGTTCAAGTTGCGAtgttgtacaagttgaaaaatATCCCGAGAATGAAAGAAAGCCTATTTCAAATCAATCCCTGGTTCATAAAGGGGACGGTATTCCCTTGGTGAGTTGAGGAGCTCTTGAATACAACGCCATCTATGTacgaaaaaagtaaataatattgagtGTTAGAAGTAAAGAGAATcactgttttaaatatataatttagagtACTTGTGCTAGGGACAgctgaataattgaatattccatggatggtCCATAGTTATTaatgtattactttttgaaTCTTTTGATGACTAATTACTATAAAGTTCAAAAgcttttaatatgtaattttgatggattaaatgcttgataattaaaatgattgatgATGTAATTGAATCTGGGGCTGTGCCACGTATGATTTTCAATTTGTACACACATATTACAACTTGTACGCaacatattacaaatatattaatttgactAGACAGGAATCTATAGCTTCTTGAAGaatgatttcaaataatagtaagaatgataaaatagaTGGATCATCATTGATCCAGAGAATATGATTTGATAGAATGAAAATCCAATAAATTTGTGGGGGTTTTGTATGAAGAGGGaaaggaaaagaagcagaagtAAAATAAACAAGTGATAATTTTTAGAGAGGGCTGCGTAGAGTCTCTTATTTCTCGCTGCTTATTCAGTTACGCatgatattattcaaaaagtatgGATTCTTCATCATCCATAGGAACGGTGGAATGATTATAAAGTCCTTGTGCTGCCAGCATTTGCGCCAATTCTCCCTTTTGACCACtggatttctttattttagcTCTTTTATTCTGAAACCAAATCTTGATTTGAGTTTCGTCAAGACCCAACTCCGTGGCAAGACTTCGTCTTCGTTCCTCTGTCAAATAGCGATTCTCATCAAATTCCCGCTTTAAGCGTGCAAGTTGATCCGAACTAAAGGCTGTTCGAGGACGTTTCTCTGCATTGGAGCGAGGGGCACGTGGAGGCACACTGGGTCCGCCTCCCCCACTCCCTCCTCCCTCTCCTTTCTTCATTTTGCGTAATCGAGGCCCTGAAGAAGATCAAGAGGATGGATGATGTTTTGAGGAGACTATCTTGTCTCGGAGGATTCTTACCTGAGGAGGGACGATCCGAGTACCGGGTACAAAATACCCAAGCAGGCCAAAGTTGTCCATTGGGACCACGAACCATCCCTGGTGGAACGTCGGAATCGTCCTTTTTGGGGCTTTCATCCCCTGCACTAGAAGGAGGATTCTCGTTGGAGGACAGAGGAGAAGTTGTGGAGGACAATGCCGGTTCCTTGGCTTTGACAAAGTTATTGTTGTTAGTCGAATATATAAGAGTCTTAGAGGGCGAGGAGGACACAACATCTCCTCCAGGAGATGAAGGGGTGGAAAAAGAGTCTCTAGAGGGATTTCCACTGAGATCCACGGGGcgttcatttttaattgacgGCGGCGGCAGTGGCGGCGGTGAACTACCACCACTTGAAATACCCCCAAAATTAGGGTTCAAAATATTGTCAATACTAAAGGGAAGAGCTCTTGCGGTGGCCACAACGGCCAGATGCTGTAGAAAAGGTTGAAAGAGGGATGCTGAGCCAAGCATTGACATGTTGGGTGGACTCCGTGTCGTAGACGTTGGAGCATGATGATGGGAGGATAAAATATCCGATATGAGATATGGACTCGTTACTGCACCCCCAGGTGGACCTGTATATGCTCTAGGGGACTCCGGGTCCAGAGGCTCAGTTTTAATTAGGGATTCCTCCTCCATTGATTTAACCCACTCTTTTCGTTACATAAGACGACAGACTCTGCCTTCTAGTAGGGGCTGTATTATATCACAAACTGATTtcgttttctttatttacaGATTTTCACCCACCCTTCTTCAATAAtgaagaacataaaaataatactctaAATAATGGCGGCGCGTTCAGCGACCAATCAGAAAACAACGTCTTTCCCTCAATAAAGCTGTTAAAAAAGGGCGCGATTGCTTCTTTGCttcctccttttttcttctttttcttcctctctacACACAGCACAAGCAAAGGCATAGAAGCATACACACACAAATTAAAACCTCTCtttgtgtgttttttaaataaaatgcttAAACTTAATTGAGGCACTGCCTGACATCTcaactatatgtacatatatacattatacaagagcgttaaataataagaaataaaagaatgaagcaagaaagaatgaatataacgatgaatatattattacatagtaGTAGGCATTATGAAGAGCCTTCTTTGACTCTTGACCAAATAATCATAACTCAAATAACTGTAAACCAAAATGTCTTAAATTACTCAGGTTTCCTCATATTCAACTTCTAAATTAATCACATTTTGTAAATAGATTTAAAGATAATCAATAAACAAAAGCtaaaaattagtgttggattcgagtatcaATCGAATTCGAATTAAAAAagacttccttcaaaatgaatTGGACACCCATCAAATACTTTTTGCATATTTCGACTATTCTCCAACTCGAATTATAATCAAACATTCGAATAATGATTCATCCAAGTtctaaaataactcaaaaggaGTGTtatgtcgatccttatttattcgatccagtccTTCGACCGGTTTCAGGGGCCTTTGCAAGATTATATGGTGACCATTGCCTAATTTGATcgaatcacttttttttagaatataaatcttCTCTATTTTCTtccattcgaaaaaaaaaatccttcattgtcaatactagaactgagtgacgtcatcaagaaacgaactttataagtttttagggtTGGTATGCAGGACTGAACCAGTCCTtactgagactgaactggaacggactgcagtcttcagtcatAAATACGGACAGACACAACCTTGCTCAAAGTGCCGTAATCATGGATTTATTATTCGGGGGTCCTGGTTGGAGTGACTAGGGATGACTCActattaataaagcaataaaTACTATAGTCAACAAAATTATGGGAGCACTCGGTGATATACATCCTTTCTCAAAAGGactgtaatacaaaaaaaaaaaaacacctccaTACTCACCTTTCTAATTAAAAGAAGATTTGATCaatgatattgaattaaaaaggcGGGAAACCCATATTACAACATGTTTTgtgaaaattctaaaataattaaacttcacTGAATTCgaaaatttgtttattgttGCTTAAAACGAACAATTCGACTCGATGCATCATTCTGAAAATCGACCTCgaatatttttactcaattccCGCACACAAACAAAACTATTAGTTTTACATCAACtggattttaatcaataatgaattaattatttatatattcatataatatataagtaccAATTGTGTAGTtcgattaaataaatgatataaataatgaatcaaaGATTTAAATTGCGATGAATTTCAACTCTAATAACCAGCTGATTCGGAATGTATTTGCGAGTGGTGACGTCCGAGACGAGACattgttgagattgcaaacttcttcaACCTGGAGACGTCCTTTTTCTGTAGAGTCAAGAAGGAATTGCAAGAGTCTGAAGGAGATTAGGAATCacagcaaattattttttgatttaatggGAAACCCTGTTTGAACCCCAAGCTCACTGGACATCAACTCCAGGACTTCTTTGGGTGGTACACAGTTGAGTGACATACAATCAGATCCTCCTACAACACAAAATTCGAACTAATCTCCACGATCCAGGAGGAATTTCGGAATCTGCCCATGTCATCAAGACCTACTCCCGTTTCCGTGGTTTATTTGAGGCCGTTCTTGGCGCCAAAGGggagataataatatatttttttaaatcaagtttcatttggcattggtttttattagcATCAGATGATTAGTTGAGGAGAAGAtccattatataaaattgatttggTAGTTAAATAGAGATCGCACCCGGTATATGTGAATGAACTATTCCTTGAtggatttgttatttatatccTTGGGTATGTCTAAGAATGGCCATTAATGATGATGATGCCTACTCTTTTCATTATGGTTatccttttttccatttttttttttttttgaagagctgTTGGTTCGCAGCTCTCTTTTATCATCATATCCCATCTGGTGTAAATTCCCTACAACTTCTCTCCCTCTCAATGAATAGGGATATATAAATGAGGCGGAGCACAATAGAAGAAGTCAAAATACacaaattgaatacaatatttattcactCAATAAGACGTCCATGTCATCCGTCCGTTAAGTCTTGTTGTTGTTCCTCCCTGGCTCTTTGCTATTATtgcgtacatacatatatttatggttCTTCTTGTCCACAGCttgtcaaaatatacatatgaatgtaAGCAGGGTGAGGAAGGCAGGTAGTAGTAGTATTCAAGGCATAGCTGCTTTGTACAACTAGATCTCTTTTTGaggttttaattataaagatgaGAAAAGGGAAGAATTGAGCGAGATAGATACATAGAATAGGGCAAAACTCATTGTGCGATGTTATAGGGCTAATTAGGGTATTGATGCCgtacataaatatactaaatcTTTCAAGGGATGTTCTTCCCTTCATCATATCATTCAATGTACGTAGTCTttgatgatataatatttattgttgttctaataatcaaaataatagattgtatcatcatcaaaatattagaTCTAcgcatcattatttttaattaaattggatGTGCCTTTATCAAGATTTGTGTCTTTTTATatcgtatatatgtatgtatgtatgatagATACAGAATACATAcattacacataaataaataaaaatttacagtcATACCTTGATATACTAGGTTTTTCATTTTAGATACGACCTggattctgaaaaaaaaat from Lepeophtheirus salmonis chromosome 1, UVic_Lsal_1.4, whole genome shotgun sequence includes these protein-coding regions:
- the LOC121131875 gene encoding uncharacterized protein — protein: MEEESLIKTEPLDPESPRAYTGPPGGAVTSPYLISDILSSHHHAPTSTTRSPPNMSMLGSASLFQPFLQHLAVVATARALPFSIDNILNPNFGGISSGGSSPPPLPPPSIKNERPVDLSGNPSRDSFSTPSSPGGDVVSSSPSKTLIYSTNNNNFVKAKEPALSSTTSPLSSNENPPSSAGDESPKKDDSDVPPGMVRGPNGQLWPAWVFCTRYSDRPSSGPRLRKMKKGEGGGSGGGGPSVPPRAPRSNAEKRPRTAFSSDQLARLKREFDENRYLTEERRRSLATELGLDETQIKIWFQNKRAKIKKSSGQKGELAQMLAAQGLYNHSTVPMDDEESILFE